Proteins encoded by one window of Sinorhizobium arboris LMG 14919:
- a CDS encoding tripartite tricarboxylate transporter permease — MENIGLLIDGFGHILSWNHLLLMMVGVTLGILVGVLPGLGAPNGVSLLLPLTFSMDPISAIILLSCMYWGALFGGSTTSILFNIPGEPSSVATTFDGYPMAKAGHASRALTLAFVSAGLGALAGVVMITLLSGWVANFALKFSSPEYFAVYFLAFASFISMGAQSPFKTLVSMMLGFALASIGMDTISGSLRLTFDIPELIKGVSFLIAVMGLFGIGELLLTTEEGLRFEGIKARVRLAEIGRTLIEIPRYWLTIARSTIIGIWMGITPAGPTAASFMSYGVARRSARDKSMFGRGEPRGIVAPETADHSAGTSALLPMLALGVPGSATAAVMMGGLMIWGLTPGPMLFTDRPDFVWGLIASMYLGNVVAVFLVIATVPLYASILRVPFSIIGPIIVAVIFSGAYQVANSVSDIFMVIGFGLLGYVFKKLDYPLAPLVLAMVLGDKAEDAFRQSMLMSGGSLNIFWSNGLVSALMAVALALLLSPLFFWLIGTLRKRKNKVAASSGGGNAAA; from the coding sequence ATGGAAAATATCGGTCTTCTGATCGATGGCTTCGGCCACATCCTCAGCTGGAACCACCTCCTGCTGATGATGGTCGGCGTGACGCTCGGCATCCTCGTCGGCGTGCTGCCGGGTCTCGGTGCGCCGAACGGCGTGTCGCTGCTCCTGCCGCTCACCTTCTCTATGGACCCGATCTCGGCGATCATCCTCTTGTCCTGCATGTATTGGGGCGCGCTTTTCGGCGGCTCCACGACGTCGATCCTCTTCAATATTCCGGGCGAGCCCTCCTCGGTCGCCACCACATTCGACGGCTATCCCATGGCCAAAGCCGGTCATGCGAGCCGGGCGCTGACGCTCGCCTTCGTTTCGGCCGGGCTCGGCGCGCTTGCCGGCGTCGTCATGATCACCCTGCTTTCGGGCTGGGTGGCGAACTTTGCGCTCAAATTCTCCTCGCCCGAATATTTCGCCGTCTATTTCCTCGCCTTTGCGAGCTTCATCTCCATGGGCGCTCAGTCGCCCTTCAAGACGCTCGTCTCGATGATGCTCGGCTTCGCGCTCGCCTCCATCGGCATGGATACGATCTCGGGCAGTCTGAGGCTCACCTTCGACATTCCCGAACTGATCAAGGGCGTGAGCTTCCTCATCGCCGTCATGGGGCTTTTCGGCATCGGTGAACTCCTGCTGACGACGGAAGAGGGGCTCCGCTTCGAAGGCATCAAGGCGCGGGTGCGGCTTGCCGAGATCGGCAGGACACTGATCGAGATCCCGCGCTACTGGCTGACGATCGCCCGCTCGACGATCATCGGCATCTGGATGGGGATCACGCCGGCCGGCCCGACCGCCGCCTCCTTCATGAGCTATGGCGTCGCCCGGCGCTCGGCGCGCGACAAGTCGATGTTCGGCAGGGGCGAGCCGCGCGGCATCGTCGCGCCCGAGACGGCCGACCATTCCGCCGGCACATCGGCCCTGCTGCCGATGCTGGCGCTCGGCGTCCCGGGTTCCGCCACCGCCGCGGTGATGATGGGCGGGTTGATGATCTGGGGCCTGACGCCCGGCCCGATGCTCTTCACCGATCGCCCGGATTTCGTCTGGGGCCTGATCGCCTCCATGTATCTCGGCAATGTCGTCGCCGTCTTCCTCGTGATCGCGACGGTGCCGCTTTACGCCTCGATCCTGCGCGTGCCGTTCTCTATCATCGGACCGATCATCGTAGCGGTCATTTTTTCAGGGGCTTACCAGGTCGCGAACTCCGTCTCGGACATCTTCATGGTGATCGGCTTCGGTCTCCTCGGCTATGTCTTCAAGAAGCTCGACTATCCGCTGGCGCCGCTGGTTCTCGCCATGGTGCTCGGCGACAAGGCGGAAGACGCCTTCCGCCAGTCGATGCTGATGTCGGGCGGCAGCCTCAATATCTTCTGGTCGAACGGTCTTGTCTCCGCCCTGATGGCTGTTGCCCTTGCGCTTCTTCTTTCGCCGCTGTTCTTCTGGCTGATCGGCACGTTGCGCAAGCGCAAGAACAAGGTTGCCGCTTCGAGCGGCGGCGGCAACGCGGCGGCCTGA
- a CDS encoding sugar phosphate isomerase/epimerase family protein: MAPRKWNRDNWPIAAAMIQYPNLLPDGRSVQDQPVEEWAATLADVVDAGFTELDPTDSWIRLADLSAERLDEFVGLTRSLGLTIPAISTSRRSLIDPEHGEEYLAYGHRVIEAAAAVGAGSVSFGFFGPLTEAQKKVLWFWTVDGLRNPDDAETWQMAVSRVRELGRHAEELGIEVSLEMYEDTYLGTADSSVRFVKEVGLANVGINADLGNLIRLHRPVEHWHEMMAKVAPFAKYWHVKNYNRTEDPASGIIVTHPAPLEFGLINYRAAIRMALAHGYDSPFLCEHYGGDGLSVSAANRDYLRRILPRQEGH; this comes from the coding sequence ATGGCGCCACGCAAATGGAACCGTGACAACTGGCCGATTGCGGCCGCGATGATCCAGTACCCCAACCTTTTGCCGGACGGCCGCTCGGTGCAGGACCAGCCGGTCGAGGAGTGGGCGGCAACGCTCGCCGACGTGGTCGATGCCGGCTTCACCGAACTGGATCCGACCGACAGCTGGATACGGCTCGCGGACCTTTCGGCGGAGAGGCTTGACGAATTCGTGGGTCTGACCCGGTCTCTCGGCCTCACCATACCGGCGATCTCCACCTCACGGCGCAGCCTCATCGATCCGGAACATGGCGAGGAATATCTCGCCTACGGGCACCGGGTCATCGAGGCGGCCGCCGCTGTCGGCGCAGGTTCCGTGTCCTTCGGCTTCTTCGGCCCGCTGACGGAGGCGCAGAAGAAGGTACTCTGGTTCTGGACCGTCGACGGCTTGAGAAATCCGGACGACGCGGAAACCTGGCAGATGGCGGTTTCCCGTGTTCGCGAACTCGGCCGCCATGCGGAGGAACTCGGCATCGAAGTTTCGCTGGAGATGTATGAGGACACCTATCTGGGCACGGCCGACAGTTCCGTGCGCTTCGTTAAGGAGGTCGGCCTCGCCAATGTCGGCATCAATGCCGATCTCGGCAATCTCATCCGCCTGCACCGGCCCGTGGAACATTGGCACGAAATGATGGCGAAGGTTGCGCCTTTTGCCAAATACTGGCACGTGAAGAACTACAACCGCACGGAAGATCCGGCATCGGGCATCATCGTCACCCATCCGGCCCCGCTCGAATTCGGCCTCATCAATTATCGGGCGGCAATTCGCATGGCGCTGGCGCATGGCTACGACAGTCCCTTCCTCTGCGAGCACTACGGCGGCGACGGCCTTTCCGTCAGCGCCGCCAACCGCGACTATCTGAGGCGTATCCTGCCTCGCCAAGAAGGACATTGA
- a CDS encoding dihydroxyacetone kinase family protein: MTTIFDAPEDFATTALAGFAAIYQRNVRLVKGGVVRSTKVPKGKVAVVVGGGSGHYPAFAGYVGPGLADAAVAGDVFASPSTAAVARVCRHADQGGGVLLGFGNYAGDVLNFGVAAERLRSEGIDVRILPVTDDVASAPAEMSAKRRGIAGDLVVFKIAGAAAEAGESLDEVERLARHANDRTVSFGVAFGGCTLPGAAGPLFTVPKGQMALGLGIHGEPGVSEETVATATDLAKLLTGKLLAERPTGARKVAAVLNGLGSTKYEELFVLWTAVAKQLAEAGLEVVDPECGEFVTSLDMQGCSLTLLWLDEELEALWRAPSDAPVLRKGVIIAAEPATDEIADADGPQSFGPASEASQESGKCIARLIGGIAEALKEAEEELGRIDAFAGDGDHGQGMSRGSAAAFDAAQTAVAAGAGAASVLAAAGDAWADRAGGTSGAIWGLALRSWSNAFSDDEKVSDAAIVNGARLALDGVTRLGRARVGDKTLVDALVPFVETLERQSAAGRPLAEAWNAAAKAAQEAADATSALTPKLGRARPLAEKSIGHPDAGAVSLALVARVAGTFLREAAAA, from the coding sequence ATGACCACGATCTTTGACGCTCCGGAAGATTTCGCCACGACCGCACTTGCCGGTTTCGCAGCGATCTATCAGCGCAACGTCCGCCTGGTGAAAGGCGGCGTCGTGCGCTCGACCAAGGTGCCGAAGGGCAAGGTCGCCGTCGTCGTCGGCGGCGGCTCGGGGCATTATCCAGCCTTTGCCGGCTATGTCGGCCCGGGGCTCGCCGACGCCGCGGTCGCCGGCGATGTCTTTGCCTCGCCCTCGACGGCCGCGGTAGCCCGCGTCTGCCGCCATGCCGATCAGGGCGGCGGCGTGCTTCTCGGCTTCGGCAATTATGCGGGCGATGTCCTGAATTTCGGGGTTGCGGCCGAACGGCTTCGATCCGAAGGCATCGACGTGCGCATCCTGCCGGTGACCGACGACGTGGCGAGTGCGCCTGCGGAGATGTCGGCCAAGCGCCGCGGGATTGCGGGCGACCTCGTCGTCTTCAAGATCGCCGGCGCGGCGGCGGAAGCCGGCGAATCGCTCGACGAGGTCGAGCGGCTCGCGCGTCACGCCAATGATCGCACCGTTTCCTTCGGTGTCGCCTTCGGCGGCTGCACACTTCCGGGCGCCGCCGGTCCGCTCTTCACTGTGCCGAAGGGCCAGATGGCACTCGGCCTCGGCATTCATGGGGAACCGGGCGTCAGCGAAGAGACGGTTGCGACGGCGACCGACCTCGCAAAGCTCCTGACCGGCAAGCTCCTTGCCGAGCGCCCCACCGGCGCCAGGAAGGTGGCGGCCGTGCTGAACGGCCTCGGCTCGACCAAGTACGAAGAACTTTTCGTGTTGTGGACGGCGGTCGCAAAGCAACTGGCCGAGGCGGGCCTTGAGGTCGTCGACCCCGAATGCGGCGAATTCGTCACCAGCCTCGACATGCAGGGCTGCTCGCTTACCCTTCTCTGGCTTGATGAAGAGCTGGAGGCGCTCTGGCGCGCGCCGTCGGATGCACCGGTTCTGCGCAAGGGCGTCATCATCGCCGCCGAACCGGCGACCGACGAGATCGCCGACGCCGACGGTCCGCAGTCTTTCGGTCCCGCATCGGAAGCTTCGCAGGAAAGCGGTAAATGCATCGCGCGGCTGATCGGCGGGATTGCCGAGGCCCTCAAGGAGGCGGAAGAGGAACTCGGCCGCATCGACGCCTTTGCCGGCGACGGCGATCACGGCCAGGGCATGAGCCGCGGCTCGGCCGCCGCATTCGACGCAGCACAGACTGCGGTCGCGGCAGGGGCAGGGGCTGCAAGCGTGCTTGCCGCCGCCGGCGACGCCTGGGCGGACCGCGCCGGCGGCACGTCGGGCGCTATCTGGGGCCTGGCTCTGCGCTCCTGGAGCAATGCCTTCAGCGACGACGAGAAGGTGAGCGATGCGGCGATCGTAAACGGTGCCCGCCTTGCACTCGACGGCGTCACGCGCCTCGGCCGCGCGCGCGTTGGCGACAAGACGCTGGTCGATGCGCTGGTGCCCTTCGTGGAGACGCTGGAAAGGCAATCTGCCGCCGGCAGGCCGCTTGCGGAAGCCTGGAACGCGGCGGCCAAGGCCGCACAGGAGGCCGCCGATGCGACCTCCGCGCTGACCCCGAAACTCGGCCGCGCGCGGCCACTGGCCGAAAAGAGCATCGGCCACCCGGATGCGGGTGCGGTTTCGCTCGCGCTGGTGGCCCGGGTGGCGGGTACGTTTTTGAGGGAAGCTGCGGCGGCTTGA
- a CDS encoding DapH/DapD/GlmU-related protein has translation MSQKLGLEPTIHPTASVVNSTLGRYTEVQERSRLDEVEFGDYSYIMQDGSIWCASIGKFVNIAAAVRINATNHPTWRATLHHFTYRAPMYWDDAEPDHDLFAWRRQNRVTIGHDVWIGHGATILPGVSVGNGAVIGAGAVVSKDVASYTIVGGVPAKLIRERFTARVGEAMDRLAWWDWDHAKLRRTLDDFRELTAEEFLVRYS, from the coding sequence ATGAGCCAGAAACTCGGCCTCGAACCCACCATCCATCCGACTGCGAGCGTCGTGAACTCGACCCTCGGCCGCTACACCGAAGTCCAGGAACGCTCGCGCCTCGACGAGGTGGAGTTCGGCGACTATTCCTACATCATGCAGGACGGGTCGATCTGGTGCGCGTCGATCGGCAAATTCGTCAACATCGCCGCAGCCGTGCGCATCAATGCCACCAACCATCCGACCTGGCGGGCGACGCTGCATCACTTCACCTATCGCGCGCCGATGTATTGGGACGATGCGGAGCCCGACCACGATCTCTTCGCCTGGCGCCGGCAGAACCGCGTTACAATCGGCCACGACGTCTGGATCGGCCATGGCGCGACGATTCTGCCCGGCGTGAGTGTCGGCAACGGAGCCGTGATCGGTGCCGGTGCCGTCGTCTCCAAGGATGTCGCATCCTACACGATCGTCGGCGGCGTGCCTGCAAAGCTCATCCGCGAGCGCTTCACGGCCCGGGTCGGCGAAGCCATGGACCGGCTCGCCTGGTGGGATTGGGACCACGCCAAGCTGCGCCGCACGCTCGATGATTTCCGGGAGTTGACGGCGGAAGAGTTTCTGGTGCGGTATAGTTAG
- the phnL gene encoding phosphonate C-P lyase system protein PhnL has translation MPTPLVVSEVAKSFTMHLRDGVRLPVVADVSFSVKAGECVVLGGPSGVGKSSILKMLYGNYGVDEGQILVEHDGRLVNLATAEPRTVLEVRRTTLGYVSQFLRVVPRVSALDIVAEPLQARGVAAADARERAAELLSTLNLPRELWALPPATFSGGEQQRVNIARGFITDHKILLLDEPTASLDAKNRAVVVEMIAGKKAAGTALIGIFHDEEVREAVADRIIDVSEFSPRKYAA, from the coding sequence ATGCCAACTCCCCTCGTTGTTTCGGAAGTCGCGAAAAGCTTCACCATGCACCTTCGCGACGGCGTGCGCCTGCCGGTGGTCGCTGACGTCTCCTTCTCGGTGAAGGCCGGCGAATGCGTCGTGCTCGGCGGCCCCTCCGGCGTCGGCAAGAGCTCGATCCTCAAGATGCTTTACGGAAATTACGGCGTCGACGAAGGCCAGATCCTGGTGGAACATGACGGCCGCCTGGTGAACCTCGCGACCGCCGAGCCACGCACCGTGCTCGAGGTGCGCCGCACGACGCTCGGCTATGTCAGCCAGTTCCTGCGTGTCGTACCGCGCGTCTCCGCCCTCGACATCGTCGCCGAGCCCTTGCAGGCGCGCGGCGTGGCAGCGGCGGACGCGCGGGAGCGTGCGGCCGAACTGCTTTCGACGCTCAACCTACCGAGGGAACTCTGGGCTCTGCCGCCGGCCACCTTCTCTGGCGGCGAGCAACAGCGGGTCAATATCGCCCGCGGCTTCATCACCGACCACAAGATCCTTCTCCTCGACGAACCGACGGCCTCGCTCGATGCGAAGAACCGCGCCGTGGTGGTGGAAATGATCGCCGGGAAGAAGGCGGCCGGCACGGCACTGATCGGCATTTTTCATGACGAGGAGGTACGCGAGGCGGTCGCCGATCGCATCATCGACGTCTCGGAATTCTCGCCGAGGAAGTACGCCGCATGA
- the phnK gene encoding phosphonate C-P lyase system protein PhnK: MSAVPLLKVSDVSKFYGSRIGCRNVSFDLYPGEVLAIVGESGSGKTTLLSCLSTRLMPTSGIVEYHMRDGQYRDLARMSEAERRFLMRTDWGFVHQNPADGLRMTVSAGANVGERLMAVGDRHYGNIRAAAGDWLRRVEIEEGRIDDQPRAFSGGMRQRLQIARNLVTSPRLVFMDEPTGGLDVSVQARLLDLVRGLVHDLGLAAVIVTHDLAVARLLSHRMMVMKDGAVIEQGLTDRVLDDPREPYTQLLVSSILQV, encoded by the coding sequence ATGAGCGCCGTGCCGCTTCTGAAAGTCAGTGACGTTTCGAAATTCTATGGAAGCCGCATCGGCTGCCGTAACGTCTCCTTCGACCTTTATCCGGGCGAGGTGCTCGCCATCGTCGGGGAATCCGGATCGGGCAAGACCACACTGCTTTCCTGCCTTTCGACCCGGCTGATGCCGACATCCGGCATCGTGGAGTACCATATGCGCGACGGCCAGTATCGGGACCTCGCGCGCATGAGCGAGGCCGAGCGGCGCTTCCTGATGCGCACCGACTGGGGCTTCGTGCATCAGAACCCGGCTGACGGGCTGAGGATGACGGTTTCGGCCGGCGCCAATGTCGGCGAGCGCTTGATGGCCGTCGGCGACCGGCACTACGGCAATATCCGCGCGGCGGCAGGCGACTGGCTGAGGCGTGTGGAAATCGAAGAGGGCCGGATCGACGATCAGCCGCGCGCCTTCTCCGGCGGCATGCGCCAGCGCCTGCAGATCGCCCGCAATCTGGTCACCTCACCCCGCCTCGTCTTCATGGACGAGCCGACCGGCGGCCTCGACGTCTCGGTGCAGGCACGCCTGCTCGATCTGGTTCGCGGCCTCGTCCACGACCTCGGCCTTGCGGCGGTCATCGTCACCCACGACCTCGCCGTGGCACGCCTCCTTTCGCACCGGATGATGGTGATGAAGGACGGCGCCGTCATCGAGCAGGGTCTGACCGACCGGGTGCTCGACGATCCGCGCGAGCCCTACACGCAGCTCCTCGTTTCCTCGATTCTTCAGGTGTGA
- a CDS encoding alpha-D-ribose 1-methylphosphonate 5-phosphate C-P-lyase PhnJ has product MNDLATYNFAYLDEQTKRMIRRAILKAIAIPGYQVPFASREMPMPYGWGTGGVQVTASILGPHDVLKVIDQGADDTTNAVSIRAFFQKVADVAVTTRTTEATIIQTRHRIPEEQLREGQTLVYQVPIPEPLRFLEPRETETRKMHALEEYGLMHVKLYEDIARNGHIATTYAYPVKVEGRYVMDPSPTPKFDNPKMHMSGALQLFGAGREKRIYAVPPYTEVVSLDFEDHPFEVQKFDKPCALCGAENVYLDEVVLDDKGGRMFVCSDTDHCEDRRAHGHAGAMLAPAAKESQEAAE; this is encoded by the coding sequence ATGAACGACCTCGCAACTTACAACTTCGCCTATCTGGACGAGCAGACGAAGCGGATGATCCGCCGGGCGATCCTGAAGGCGATCGCCATCCCAGGCTATCAGGTGCCCTTCGCCTCCCGCGAGATGCCCATGCCCTATGGCTGGGGCACGGGCGGCGTACAGGTGACCGCCTCCATCCTCGGACCCCACGACGTGCTCAAGGTCATCGACCAGGGCGCCGACGACACGACGAACGCCGTTTCGATCCGCGCCTTCTTCCAGAAGGTCGCCGACGTCGCCGTCACCACAAGGACGACGGAGGCGACGATCATTCAGACGCGCCATCGCATTCCAGAGGAGCAATTAAGAGAGGGGCAGACGCTCGTCTATCAGGTACCGATCCCGGAACCTCTTCGCTTCCTCGAACCGCGCGAAACCGAGACGCGCAAGATGCATGCGCTGGAAGAATACGGGCTCATGCATGTGAAGCTCTACGAGGACATCGCCCGGAACGGCCATATCGCCACCACTTACGCCTACCCCGTGAAGGTCGAAGGCCGCTACGTCATGGACCCTTCGCCGACGCCCAAATTCGACAATCCGAAAATGCATATGTCGGGAGCCCTCCAGCTCTTCGGCGCCGGCCGGGAGAAGCGCATCTATGCGGTGCCACCCTATACGGAGGTCGTCAGCCTCGATTTCGAGGATCACCCCTTCGAGGTCCAGAAATTCGACAAGCCCTGCGCCCTTTGCGGCGCCGAGAACGTCTATCTCGACGAGGTGGTGCTCGACGACAAGGGCGGGCGCATGTTCGTCTGCTCCGACACCGACCATTGCGAAGATCGCCGGGCGCACGGCCATGCCGGTGCCATGCTGGCCCCCGCCGCGAAAGAAAGCCAGGAGGCTGCAGAATGA